From the genome of Danio rerio strain Tuebingen ecotype United States chromosome 2, GRCz12tu, whole genome shotgun sequence, one region includes:
- the bmi1b gene encoding polycomb complex protein BMI-1-B translates to MHRTTRIKITELNPHLMCVLCGGYFIDATTIVECLHSFCKMCIVRYLETSKYCPICDVQVHKTKPLLNIRSDKTLQDIVYKLVPGLFKNEMKRRRDFYAEHPVDATNGSNEDRGEVSDEDKRIIADDEIISLSIEFFDQKKLDGKDGEEKESTKEVTVKRYLQCPAAMTVMHLRKFLRSKMDIPCTFQIEVMYEDEPLKDYYTLMDIAYIYTWRRNGPLPLKYRVRPGCKKIKLSSPRNDMSGGRRPDTESDSSSDKPNSPSIVAAPSTSSSMPSPNTPVQSTHPSFPHISTINGVSAKVGHNGQTPFSSKVCKTSHNGSNSLG, encoded by the exons ATGCACCGGACAACGAGAATCAAGATAACGGAGCTAAATCCTCATttgatgtgtgttttatgtgGAGGATACTTCATTGATGCGACCACTATTGTTGAATGTTTGCATTCGT TCTGCAAAATGTGCATTGTCCGGTATTTGGAGACCAGCAAATATTGTCCTATTTGTGATGTCCAAGTTCATAAAACAAAACCCCTCCTCAACATCAG gtcagaTAAGACCCTTCAGGACATTGTTTACAAGCTGGTGCCTGGTTTGTTTAAAA ATGAGATGAAAAGGAGAAGGGATTTTTATGCTGAACATCCCGTTGAtg CTACTAATGGTTCCAATGAGGACAGAGGAGAGGTGTCAGATGAAGACAAGAGAATCATTGCTGATGATGAGATCATCAGTCTGTCCATTGAGTTTTTTGATCAGAAAAA GCTTGATGGTAAAGATGGGGAAGAAAAAGAATCCACAAAAGAG GTGACTGTAAAGCGTTACTTACAATGCCCTGCAGCTATGACAGTAATGCATCTCAGAAAATTTCTTAGAAGTAAAATGGATATACCATGTACCTTTCAG ATTGAAGTTATGTATGAAGATGAGCCTTTGAAAGATTATTACACTCTTATGGATATTGCTTATATTTACACATGGAGAAGG AATGGGCCATTGCCTTTGAAGTACAGAGTTCGACCGGGCTGCAAAAAAATCAAGTTGAGCAGTCCCAGGAATGATATGAGTGGTGGCAGAAGGCCTGATACGGAAAGTGATTCCAGCAGTGACAAACCAAACagcccgagtattgttgctgcccCGTCTACATCATCCTCTATGCCCAGCCCAAACACCCCTGTCCAGTCTACACACCCCAGCTTCCCTCACATCTCCACCATTAATGGAGTCTCTGCCAAAGTGGGCCACAATGGCCAAACACCTTTCAGCAGCAAAGTCTGCAAAACTTCTCATAATGGCTCTAACTCTCTTGGGTGA
- the bmi1b gene encoding polycomb complex protein BMI-1-B isoform X1, whose product MATADQGLQEAEYFHSHPESGDLLVRLQRAIQLTKTGRRTPMTMHRTTRIKITELNPHLMCVLCGGYFIDATTIVECLHSFCKMCIVRYLETSKYCPICDVQVHKTKPLLNIRSDKTLQDIVYKLVPGLFKNEMKRRRDFYAEHPVDATNGSNEDRGEVSDEDKRIIADDEIISLSIEFFDQKKLDGKDGEEKESTKEVTVKRYLQCPAAMTVMHLRKFLRSKMDIPCTFQIEVMYEDEPLKDYYTLMDIAYIYTWRRNGPLPLKYRVRPGCKKIKLSSPRNDMSGGRRPDTESDSSSDKPNSPSIVAAPSTSSSMPSPNTPVQSTHPSFPHISTINGVSAKVGHNGQTPFSSKVCKTSHNGSNSLG is encoded by the exons ATGGCCACCGCCGACCAAGGTCTGCAGGAGGCAGAGTACTTTCACAGCCACCCCGAGTCTGGAGACCTTCTAGTCAGGCTGCAAAGAGCGATTCAGCTAACAAAAACGG GTCGGCGTACTCCCATGACAATGCACCGGACAACGAGAATCAAGATAACGGAGCTAAATCCTCATttgatgtgtgttttatgtgGAGGATACTTCATTGATGCGACCACTATTGTTGAATGTTTGCATTCGT TCTGCAAAATGTGCATTGTCCGGTATTTGGAGACCAGCAAATATTGTCCTATTTGTGATGTCCAAGTTCATAAAACAAAACCCCTCCTCAACATCAG gtcagaTAAGACCCTTCAGGACATTGTTTACAAGCTGGTGCCTGGTTTGTTTAAAA ATGAGATGAAAAGGAGAAGGGATTTTTATGCTGAACATCCCGTTGAtg CTACTAATGGTTCCAATGAGGACAGAGGAGAGGTGTCAGATGAAGACAAGAGAATCATTGCTGATGATGAGATCATCAGTCTGTCCATTGAGTTTTTTGATCAGAAAAA GCTTGATGGTAAAGATGGGGAAGAAAAAGAATCCACAAAAGAG GTGACTGTAAAGCGTTACTTACAATGCCCTGCAGCTATGACAGTAATGCATCTCAGAAAATTTCTTAGAAGTAAAATGGATATACCATGTACCTTTCAG ATTGAAGTTATGTATGAAGATGAGCCTTTGAAAGATTATTACACTCTTATGGATATTGCTTATATTTACACATGGAGAAGG AATGGGCCATTGCCTTTGAAGTACAGAGTTCGACCGGGCTGCAAAAAAATCAAGTTGAGCAGTCCCAGGAATGATATGAGTGGTGGCAGAAGGCCTGATACGGAAAGTGATTCCAGCAGTGACAAACCAAACagcccgagtattgttgctgcccCGTCTACATCATCCTCTATGCCCAGCCCAAACACCCCTGTCCAGTCTACACACCCCAGCTTCCCTCACATCTCCACCATTAATGGAGTCTCTGCCAAAGTGGGCCACAATGGCCAAACACCTTTCAGCAGCAAAGTCTGCAAAACTTCTCATAATGGCTCTAACTCTCTTGGGTGA
- the bmi1b gene encoding polycomb complex protein BMI-1-B isoform X2, translated as MTMHRTTRIKITELNPHLMCVLCGGYFIDATTIVECLHSFCKMCIVRYLETSKYCPICDVQVHKTKPLLNIRSDKTLQDIVYKLVPGLFKNEMKRRRDFYAEHPVDATNGSNEDRGEVSDEDKRIIADDEIISLSIEFFDQKKLDGKDGEEKESTKEVTVKRYLQCPAAMTVMHLRKFLRSKMDIPCTFQIEVMYEDEPLKDYYTLMDIAYIYTWRRNGPLPLKYRVRPGCKKIKLSSPRNDMSGGRRPDTESDSSSDKPNSPSIVAAPSTSSSMPSPNTPVQSTHPSFPHISTINGVSAKVGHNGQTPFSSKVCKTSHNGSNSLG; from the exons ATGACAATGCACCGGACAACGAGAATCAAGATAACGGAGCTAAATCCTCATttgatgtgtgttttatgtgGAGGATACTTCATTGATGCGACCACTATTGTTGAATGTTTGCATTCGT TCTGCAAAATGTGCATTGTCCGGTATTTGGAGACCAGCAAATATTGTCCTATTTGTGATGTCCAAGTTCATAAAACAAAACCCCTCCTCAACATCAG gtcagaTAAGACCCTTCAGGACATTGTTTACAAGCTGGTGCCTGGTTTGTTTAAAA ATGAGATGAAAAGGAGAAGGGATTTTTATGCTGAACATCCCGTTGAtg CTACTAATGGTTCCAATGAGGACAGAGGAGAGGTGTCAGATGAAGACAAGAGAATCATTGCTGATGATGAGATCATCAGTCTGTCCATTGAGTTTTTTGATCAGAAAAA GCTTGATGGTAAAGATGGGGAAGAAAAAGAATCCACAAAAGAG GTGACTGTAAAGCGTTACTTACAATGCCCTGCAGCTATGACAGTAATGCATCTCAGAAAATTTCTTAGAAGTAAAATGGATATACCATGTACCTTTCAG ATTGAAGTTATGTATGAAGATGAGCCTTTGAAAGATTATTACACTCTTATGGATATTGCTTATATTTACACATGGAGAAGG AATGGGCCATTGCCTTTGAAGTACAGAGTTCGACCGGGCTGCAAAAAAATCAAGTTGAGCAGTCCCAGGAATGATATGAGTGGTGGCAGAAGGCCTGATACGGAAAGTGATTCCAGCAGTGACAAACCAAACagcccgagtattgttgctgcccCGTCTACATCATCCTCTATGCCCAGCCCAAACACCCCTGTCCAGTCTACACACCCCAGCTTCCCTCACATCTCCACCATTAATGGAGTCTCTGCCAAAGTGGGCCACAATGGCCAAACACCTTTCAGCAGCAAAGTCTGCAAAACTTCTCATAATGGCTCTAACTCTCTTGGGTGA
- the dnajc1 gene encoding dnaJ homolog subfamily C member 1 precursor (The RefSeq protein has 3 substitutions compared to this genomic sequence): protein MALPGIIAVALFSGLLVIQPTPTLAWDADLELFDLVEEIPQTFYEFLSVNQDASSSEIRKAYRKLSLILHPDKNKDENAENQFRQLVAIYEVLKDEERRQRYDDILVNGLPDWRQPVFYYRRVRKMSNGELGFLLFLILTVGHYAVIWSIYLEKQLDELLSRKKREKKKKQTSKMTDEMKPLAQDKNERSDRPHWHDILPLKLSIWLYYSIKSLPHIIQDVKQYYKDYKEMKVKEKEEAEALAEQEMQQKEKRPKVKKTKVEFPVYEPSANAAFALAYDQGTSIEEIEDQMDDWLEDKKQLKKKTQEWTEDDHSQLSRCMAKFPGGTPGRWEKIAHELGRSVSEVTAKVKQIKDCVTNTSGLVKFSELKGGAVIGKSSRAITVPDSLMTQREEPVEQPLEDSGEPEDSESKALRRRAKKSASGSTGAAEERMKGRRQRDFDPTAVDEDSEDEKKPSAPKEKAGAAEDVWTQNQQRLLELALQQYPRGTTERWDKIAKVVPGKTKEECMCRFKLLAELIQKRKQAKS from the exons ATGGCTTTGCCCGGGATCATTGCGGTAGCGTTGTTCTCCGGGCTGCTCGTGATTCAGCCAACGCCGACGTTAGCATGGGACGCAGACCTGGAGCTTTTCGACCTAGTGGAGGAAATCCCTCAAACATTTTACGAGTTCCTGTCGGTTAATCAG GATGCATCCTCTTCTGAGATCAGGAAGGCATATAGAAAGCTTTCTCTTATTTTGCACCCTGATAAAAACAAAGATGAAAATGCAGAAAACCAGTTTCGACAG TTAGTTGCCATCTATGAAGTTCTCAAGGACGAGGAAAGAAGGCAAAG ATATGATGACATCTTGGTTAATGGGCTGCCAGATTGGAGACAGCCTGTCTTCTACTACCGACGTGTTAGGAAGATGAGCAATGGAGAGTTGggcttcctcctcttcctcatcctGACCGTGGGTCACTATGCGGTTATATGGTCCATCTACCTTGAAAAGCAGTTA GATGAACTTCTGAGCAGGAAGAAGAGGGAGAAGAAAAAGAAGCAAACCAGCAAAATGACAGATGAGATGAAGCCTTTGGCTCAGGACAAAAATGAGAG atctgACAGGCCACACTGGCATGACATTTTACCTCTCAAATTAAGCATCTGGTTGTATTATTCAATAAAGTCTCTCCCTCATATCATACAG GATGTGAAGCAGTATTATAAAGATTATAAGGAAATGAAAGTAAAGGAGAAGGAAGAGGCAGAAGCTCTGGCAGAACAGGAAATGCAGCAGA AAGAAAAACGGCCCAAAGTGAAAAAAACGAAAGTGGAGTTTCCAGTCTATGAACCCAGTGCAAATGCAGCTTTCGCTCTAGCATATGATCAAGGAACATCTATTGAAGAAATTGAAGATCAGATGGATGACTGGTTGGAAGACAAAAAACAGCTGAAGAagaaa ACACAAGAGTGGACAGAGGATGATCACAGTCAGCTCTCCCGTTGTATGGCCAAGTTTCCCGGTGGAACACCAGGACGGTGGGAGAAGATAGCTCATGAATTGGGCAGATCAGTGTCTGAG GTGACTGCAAAAGTCAAGCAAATCAAGGACTGTGTCACCAATACATCGG GGTTAGTGAAGTTCTCTGAACTGAAAGGTGGTGCGGTGATTGGAAAAAGCTCCAAAGCCATTACAGTGCCGGACAGTCTGATGACCCAGAGAGAGGAGCCTGTAGAGCAGCCGCTGGAGGATTCAGGAGAGCCCGAAGACTCCGAGAGCAAGGCACTCAGAAGACGGGCTAAAAAGTCTGCATCCGGGAGCACTGGAGCAGCGGAGGAGAGGATGAAAGGGCGCAGACAAAGAGACTTCGACCCTACAGCTGTGGATGAAGACAGTGAATATGAGAAGAAACCATCAGCTCCCAAAGAAAAAGCTGGTGCTGCTGAAGACGTCTGGACACAGAACCAGCAGAAGCTCTTGGAGCTGGCTTTACAGCAATACCCACGTGGCACCACTGAACGCTGGGACAAGATTGCTAAAGTGGTGCCTGGAAAAACCAAG GAGGAGTGCATGTGCCGTTTCAAACTGCTGGCAGAGTTGATTCAGAAACGGAAGCAGGCCAAGAGTTGA
- the si:dkey-29d8.3 gene encoding uncharacterized protein LOC556220, with the protein MSSLKDYKILRLSLIVLSQIAYIVALIINALAGPGKGPFQHSTGNVSDRYQTEITPAGWTFSIWGVIYSWLFLMNIYFLSWLCRGLYSSPAILPSVFFVSWIINLILNCSWLVLWDRELMIAALIVLALIAFTNYLLIYFSWVGLRAHGSWLKQHHPKDLFCIIVLVQNGIATYATWTTIATLLNFTVVLNLASVSATNAATASLCILLLEVIIWFSVENFLIEKHVRYILSVYPVIVYALSGSLSKHYDSTAPGRNAVFSVVLLVLACIVFVVRLTLVVWRHRTRPLFTYSDP; encoded by the exons atgtcctCTTTGAAGGATTACAAGATCTTGCGTCTTTCATTAATTGTACTCTCGCAAATCGCTTACATTGTTGCTTTGATTATCAACGCGCTCGCGGGACCTGGGAAAG GCCCGTTTCAGCACAGCACTGGAAATGTATCGGACAGATATCAGACAGAGATCACTCCTGCTGGATGGACCTTCTCTATATGGGGTGTAATTTATTCCTGGCTCTTCCTCATGAACATATATTTCCTGAGCTGGCTCTGTAGAGG GTTGTACTCAAGTCCAGCAATCCTGCCCTCTGTATTCTTTGTTTCATGGATCATCAACCTGATTTTAAACTGCTCCTGGCTGGTCTTGTGGGATAGAGA ATTGATGATTGCCGCACTGATAGTTCTTGCCCTGATTGCTTTCACCAACTACCTGCTAATCTACTTCTCATGGGTTGGTTTACGGGCTCATGGATCTTGGCTCAAACAGCACCACCCAAAAGACCTGTTCTGCATCATAGTGCTG GTTCAAAATGGTATCGCCACTTATGCAACATGGACAACCATTGCAACACTGCTCAACTTCACTGTTGTTTTGAACTTGGCATCAGTTTCTGCAACAAATGCTGCCACAGCTTCTTTATGCATACTTCTGCTGGAAGTTATTATATG GTTTTCAGTTGAAAACTTCCTAATAGAGAAGCATGTGCGTTACATCCTCAGCGTTTACCCTGTGATTGTCTATGCTCTGTCTGGAAGCCTAAGCAAGCATTATGACTCAACAGCTCCAGGCCGGAATGCAGTCTTTTCAG TGGTGCTGCTGGTGCTGGCCTGTATTGTGTTTGTGGTGCGGTTGACGCTGGTGGTTTGGAGACACAGGACTCGGCCTCTTTTTACCTATAGTGACCCTTGA